The following coding sequences lie in one Sorghum bicolor cultivar BTx623 chromosome 6, Sorghum_bicolor_NCBIv3, whole genome shotgun sequence genomic window:
- the LOC8066003 gene encoding zinc finger protein ZAT5, with protein MGGSGFGVQEEEAGTPPPAMVVPPVLVKGKRSKRQRVHAPPVVAAPAPEWSSSAASAATAPAGGGGEDSVVSGSGTTTTTTSPSVAADEAASASASAGCCGGLTEEDEAMALCLMLLAHGEPATAKDTKDGGHGTTAAAVAKDKEASSRFRSRRPAAPGDGGAAASGEYVYECKTCNKCFSSFQALGGHRTSHKKPRLLLPPVPPPPPSSQPPQEKDHLVLAPAPAAAEPTDAPSPPPTTPAPAPAEGTADATVLLAIPIATAPKQERQDAGAAVPVAIAVATSSGGGGGSKHHQHPRVHECSICGAEFGSGQALGGHMRRHRPLVPAAARDRDRDDAHGSAKKEKSLLELDLNMPAPCDEAETPAALTSPRFAFAAVAERPPAPLLFPPATPSALVDCHY; from the coding sequence ATGGGCGGCAGCGGCTTCGGCGTCCAAGAAGAGGAGGCAggaacgccgccgccggccatggtggTGCCGCCGGTGCTGGTGAAGGGAAAGCGAAGCAAGAGGCAGCGGGTGCACGCGCCGCCGGTcgtggcggcgccggcgcccgaGTGGTCGTCGTCCGCGGCGTCGGCTGCCACGGCGCCAGCCGGGGGAGGCGGGGAGGACTCGGTCGTGTCGGGGTCAGGgactaccaccaccaccacgtcgCCGTCCGTCGCCGCGGACGAGGCCGCGTCCGCGTCCGCGTCCGCCGGGTGCTGCGGCGGTCTcaccgaggaggacgaggccatGGCGCTCTGCCTCATGCTCCTCGCGCACGGCGAGCCTGCTACGGCGAAGGACACCAAGGACGGTGGCCACGGGACgacagcggcggcggtggctaAGGACAAGGAGGCCAGCAGCAGGTTCAGGAGCCGCCGCCCGGCTGCtcccggcgacggcggcgctgctgcCTCCGGCGAGTACGTGTACGAGTGCAAGACGTGCAACAAGTGCTTCTCGTCTTTCCAGGCGCTCGGTGGCCACCGCACCAGCCACAAGAAGCCACGCCTGCTGCTTCCtccggtgccgccgccgccgccatcatcCCAGCCGCCCCAGGAAAAGGACCACCTGGTTCTGGCCCCTGCCCCTGCAGCGGCGGAGCCAACTGATGCGCCGTCACCGCCGCCAACGActccggccccggccccggcggAAGGGACCGCCGATGCAACAGTGCTCCTCGCGATCCCGATTGCCACGGCGCCAAAGCAAGAACGACAGGACGCGGGCGCCGCCGTTCCCGTCGCCATCGCCGTGGCCacgagcagcggcggcggcggcggctccaaGCATCATCAACACCCGCGGGTCCACGAGTGCTCCATCTGCGGCGCCGAGTTCGGGTCCGGGCAGGCGCTGGGCGGCCACATGCGGCGGCACCGCCCGCTGGTGCCGGCGGCCGCGCGGGACCGTGACCGGGACGACGCGCACGGGTccgccaagaaggagaagagccTCCTGGAGCTGGACCTCAACATGCCCGCGCCCTGCGACGAGGCCGAGACGCCGGCGGCGCTCACGTCCCCACGCTTCGCTTTCGCCGCCGTCGCTGAGCGGCCTCCGGCGCCTCTGCTCTTCCCGCCGGCCACGCCGTCCGCCCTGGTTGACTGCCATTACTAG